The Corallococcus soli genome has a window encoding:
- a CDS encoding carboxymuconolactone decarboxylase family protein, producing MKPRMNAFAVAPDALNLMLDFSKKVEALGLEPSLCELVKIRSSQINGCAFCIHLHTRDARAHGETEERIYLLDGWRESPLYTERERAALGWTEALTLIATTHAPDEDYAALKPHFTEEEIVKLSLMIGVINTANRLVLGFRAVHPVNPRSEAA from the coding sequence ATGAAGCCCAGGATGAATGCCTTCGCGGTCGCGCCTGACGCCCTCAACCTCATGCTGGATTTCAGCAAGAAGGTGGAGGCGCTCGGACTGGAGCCGAGCCTCTGCGAGCTCGTCAAGATCCGTTCATCCCAAATCAACGGCTGCGCCTTCTGCATCCACCTGCACACCCGCGACGCCCGCGCCCATGGAGAAACCGAGGAGCGCATCTACCTTCTGGACGGGTGGCGTGAGTCCCCGCTGTACACCGAGCGCGAGCGCGCTGCCCTGGGCTGGACCGAGGCCCTGACGCTCATCGCCACAACCCATGCCCCGGATGAGGATTATGCTGCGCTCAAACCGCACTTCACCGAAGAGGAGATCGTGAAGCTGTCCCTCATGATTGGTGTCATCAACACCGCGAATCGGCTCGTCCTCGGCTTCCGAGCCGTGCACCCGGTGAACCCTCGCAGTGAAGCCGCCTAG
- a CDS encoding sigma-70 family RNA polymerase sigma factor yields MKPPSSNPADVFDPLRPRLLRIAYRMLGIVAEAEDVVQEAYLRWHQTDRDAVRDAEAVLVRTVTRLCLDVLKSARVRREEYVGTWLPEPIIETVEGDDLTLTLMMALERLSPLERAAFLLHDVFGKDFEAVAKTIDRAPAACRQLASRARAHVQEARPRFPVTKEKGHELASAFHAASRSGDTQALQALLAQDAILYADGGGKAKAVPNPIYGREKLVRFFERVWRIPAVGSAQLVHKGTIDGLPAYVTMDPDGMLQTTAFAIEDGRIVAIYVTRNPDKLKGIRRAMVGAS; encoded by the coding sequence GTGAAGCCGCCTAGTTCAAATCCCGCGGACGTCTTCGACCCGCTCCGCCCCCGCCTGCTTCGCATCGCGTACCGGATGCTGGGCATCGTCGCGGAGGCGGAGGACGTGGTGCAGGAGGCGTACCTCCGTTGGCACCAAACGGACCGTGACGCCGTGCGGGACGCCGAGGCCGTACTCGTCCGCACAGTGACGCGCCTGTGCCTGGACGTCCTCAAGTCCGCGCGCGTCCGCCGCGAGGAGTACGTGGGCACCTGGCTCCCGGAGCCCATCATCGAGACAGTGGAGGGCGACGACTTGACGCTGACCCTGATGATGGCCCTCGAGCGCCTGTCTCCGCTGGAGCGGGCCGCGTTCCTCCTGCACGACGTGTTCGGCAAGGACTTCGAGGCCGTGGCGAAGACCATCGACCGGGCCCCTGCGGCCTGCCGCCAACTCGCCAGCCGGGCGCGAGCCCACGTGCAGGAGGCCCGGCCCCGCTTCCCCGTGACGAAAGAGAAGGGCCACGAGCTGGCGTCGGCGTTCCATGCCGCGTCGCGAAGCGGTGACACGCAGGCGCTCCAGGCACTCCTGGCCCAGGACGCCATTCTGTACGCCGATGGCGGAGGCAAGGCGAAGGCGGTCCCCAATCCCATCTACGGGCGAGAGAAGCTGGTGCGCTTCTTCGAACGGGTGTGGCGCATTCCAGCCGTCGGCTCGGCGCAGCTCGTGCACAAAGGCACCATCGACGGCCTGCCCGCGTACGTCACGATGGATCCGGATGGAATGCTGCAGACCACGGCTTTCGCCATCGAGGACGGCCGAATCGTCGCCATTTACGTCACGCGCAACCCCGACAAGCTGAAGGGCATCCGTCGCGCGATGGTGGGCGCGTCGTAG
- a CDS encoding cell wall anchor protein: MTPFRSLWLAAALLMAACGTTELAQPDDVQDATTAQGISTLSVRGTTSASGLATTTLSIPTPVGTTAGDVLVMQLSNREAVTAVATPPAGWTLLRSEQSASAIKSWLFLRVASAAEPSSHTFTLDLASSMAATLVAVSGADPLQPIDVHVGQKNGNSASLALPVATTSSANGLAVWFSAQVWGGAACPAVHTPPTGFTEQLDTCLVSSSRGVLHSAATSELGAAGAQPAFTGSSTLPNTNITHAVVLRPLQPPATGEITLVGTTHASGTMVTSLTLSTPTGVAAGNVLLAHLANRNQIGAELTPPAGWTLVRTDMSTWSIRGWVFVRVATASEPASHTFQSSIASNLVGNLVAYAGVNPANPIDTHAGKSNSGSTAFTTPQLSTSTAGGAAVWFGAQAWTGAACPTPAIEPPVGFAETYDTCLVASSQGLVFNAAFMPLAGAGLQGPFNGSSTFAETNVAQVVALRRAEVAPSSGVALRGSSRHSGLSIASLSIPKPSGTEANDALLARVTVRNNISATVTPPAGWTFLRSEQSAWAIRTWIFYRVAGASEPASYAFGLDATTHMAGSVEAFSGVDPIQPIDVHAGQKNGDSASFTVPDVVTGSAGGLAVWYGSQVWPDATCPATGIEPPLGFTEAFDACLGHTNGLLFNAAYRSLTAPGLQTGLSGSSAFVQTNTAHVIVLRAANAPSCMVGDTYASTFTLQGTVTAPEIVEPSGLAASRVVGNALYVHNEDTTAIVAINTLNASTIGTFNVTNVTPADWEDLATGPCPSGSCIFIGDIGKWSANFPPGGSPTSFTIYRVPEPDLANGQTSGGLVAEAFPFVYPDGAKDAESLMVHPTTGDIYVVTKNGGTGQSGVYKFPQPLTPGVQATLIHVHTIQLPLNGDANFSAATAAAIHPCADRFLLRTYRTVYEFRATPGLGFESAVFTTPVTLTDTSEGQGEAIEYEANGASYFTMSESPSPFRLKRVPLR; encoded by the coding sequence ATGACCCCATTCCGAAGTCTGTGGCTCGCGGCCGCCCTACTGATGGCCGCCTGTGGAACGACTGAGCTCGCGCAGCCCGACGACGTACAGGATGCGACGACGGCCCAGGGCATCTCCACGCTCTCCGTGCGAGGAACCACCAGCGCGAGCGGCCTGGCCACCACCACCCTCTCCATCCCCACCCCCGTCGGTACGACCGCCGGAGATGTGCTGGTGATGCAGCTGAGCAATCGCGAGGCCGTCACCGCCGTCGCCACCCCGCCCGCTGGCTGGACGCTGCTGCGCTCCGAGCAGAGCGCCTCGGCCATCAAGTCCTGGCTCTTCCTCCGCGTGGCCAGCGCGGCCGAGCCGAGCAGTCACACCTTCACCCTCGACCTCGCCAGCTCCATGGCGGCCACCCTGGTCGCGGTGTCGGGCGCGGATCCGCTCCAGCCGATCGACGTGCACGTGGGCCAGAAGAATGGCAACAGCGCGAGCCTCGCGCTGCCCGTCGCCACCACGTCGTCCGCGAACGGCCTCGCAGTGTGGTTCTCGGCCCAGGTCTGGGGAGGCGCCGCGTGCCCCGCGGTCCACACCCCTCCGACGGGCTTCACCGAGCAGCTCGACACCTGCCTCGTCTCGTCGTCGCGCGGCGTGCTGCACAGCGCCGCCACCTCGGAGCTCGGGGCCGCAGGTGCCCAGCCCGCCTTCACCGGCAGCTCCACGCTCCCCAACACCAACATCACGCACGCGGTGGTGCTGCGTCCCCTCCAGCCGCCGGCCACCGGGGAGATCACCCTCGTCGGCACCACGCACGCGAGCGGCACGATGGTCACCAGCCTGACCCTCTCGACCCCTACGGGCGTCGCCGCCGGTAACGTGCTGCTGGCGCACCTTGCGAACCGGAACCAGATCGGCGCCGAGCTCACCCCGCCTGCGGGTTGGACGCTGGTGCGCACCGACATGAGCACCTGGAGCATCCGCGGCTGGGTCTTCGTCCGCGTCGCCACCGCCAGCGAGCCCGCGAGCCACACGTTCCAGAGTTCCATCGCGAGCAACCTCGTCGGCAACCTCGTGGCGTATGCGGGCGTCAATCCGGCCAACCCGATCGACACGCACGCCGGCAAGAGCAACAGCGGCTCGACGGCCTTCACGACGCCGCAGCTGAGCACCTCGACCGCGGGCGGGGCTGCCGTCTGGTTCGGCGCGCAGGCGTGGACCGGCGCCGCGTGTCCGACCCCGGCGATCGAGCCCCCCGTGGGCTTCGCCGAGACCTACGACACCTGCTTGGTGGCCTCGTCCCAGGGCCTCGTCTTCAACGCCGCCTTCATGCCCCTCGCCGGTGCCGGCCTCCAGGGACCGTTCAACGGGAGCTCGACGTTCGCCGAGACCAACGTCGCGCAGGTCGTCGCCCTTCGCCGCGCCGAGGTCGCACCGTCCTCGGGGGTCGCGTTGCGTGGGAGCTCGCGCCACAGCGGCCTGTCAATCGCTTCGCTGTCGATCCCCAAGCCGTCGGGGACCGAGGCCAACGACGCGCTCCTCGCGCGGGTGACCGTGCGCAACAACATCTCCGCGACCGTCACGCCGCCCGCCGGCTGGACGTTCCTGCGCTCGGAGCAGAGCGCCTGGGCCATCCGCACCTGGATCTTCTACCGCGTCGCGGGTGCCTCCGAGCCCGCGAGCTACGCGTTCGGACTGGACGCGACCACCCACATGGCGGGGAGCGTGGAGGCCTTCAGCGGCGTCGATCCGATCCAGCCAATCGACGTGCACGCAGGCCAGAAGAACGGCGACTCCGCGTCGTTCACCGTGCCCGACGTGGTGACCGGCAGCGCGGGTGGCCTCGCCGTCTGGTACGGCTCACAGGTCTGGCCGGACGCCACCTGCCCTGCCACCGGCATCGAGCCGCCGCTCGGCTTCACCGAGGCCTTCGACGCGTGCCTGGGTCACACCAATGGACTGCTCTTCAATGCGGCCTACCGGTCGCTCACCGCGCCGGGCCTCCAGACGGGCCTCTCCGGCAGCTCCGCGTTCGTGCAGACCAACACCGCGCACGTGATCGTCCTGCGCGCCGCCAACGCCCCCAGTTGCATGGTCGGCGACACGTACGCGAGCACCTTCACGCTCCAGGGCACCGTGACCGCGCCGGAAATCGTGGAGCCCTCGGGCCTGGCCGCGAGCCGCGTGGTCGGCAACGCGCTCTACGTGCACAACGAGGACACCACCGCGATCGTCGCGATCAACACCCTCAACGCGAGCACGATCGGCACGTTCAACGTGACCAACGTGACGCCGGCCGACTGGGAGGACCTCGCAACCGGGCCCTGCCCGAGCGGCTCGTGCATCTTCATCGGTGACATCGGGAAGTGGAGCGCCAACTTCCCTCCGGGCGGCAGCCCCACGTCGTTCACGATCTACCGCGTGCCCGAGCCGGATCTCGCCAACGGCCAGACCTCGGGGGGGCTCGTCGCCGAGGCCTTCCCGTTCGTCTATCCGGACGGCGCGAAGGACGCGGAGTCGTTGATGGTGCACCCCACCACCGGGGACATCTACGTCGTCACCAAGAACGGGGGCACGGGGCAGAGCGGCGTATACAAGTTCCCCCAGCCGCTGACGCCAGGCGTGCAGGCCACGCTGATCCACGTCCACACGATCCAGCTGCCGCTGAACGGAGACGCCAACTTCTCGGCCGCGACCGCGGCGGCGATCCACCCATGCGCGGATCGCTTCCTCCTTCGCACCTACCGCACTGTCTACGAGTTCCGTGCGACGCCGGGACTTGGCTTCGAGTCGGCCGTCTTCACGACGCCCGTCACGCTGACCGACACCTCCGAGGGCCAGGGGGAGGCAATCGAGTACGAGGCCAACGGCGCGAGCTACTTCACGATGAGCGAGAGCCCCTCGCCCTTCAGGCTCAAGCGCGTGCCCCTGCGGTAG
- the tnpA gene encoding IS66 family insertion sequence element accessory protein TnpA: MSKQVEKPEWARIAESFEASGQTQREFALARGVRLSTLQSWVYRRRRAATARAEPVRLLPVQVATSPVASESMLEVMAASGARVRFAMGTDVGYVAQLVAALGR, translated from the coding sequence ATGTCGAAGCAGGTGGAGAAGCCGGAGTGGGCGCGCATCGCGGAATCGTTCGAGGCCAGCGGCCAGACGCAGCGGGAGTTCGCGTTGGCTCGGGGCGTGAGGTTGAGCACGCTGCAGTCGTGGGTGTACCGGAGGCGGCGGGCCGCGACGGCGCGAGCCGAGCCGGTGCGATTGTTGCCAGTGCAGGTGGCGACGAGCCCCGTGGCGTCCGAGTCCATGCTGGAGGTGATGGCGGCAAGCGGAGCGCGCGTGCGATTCGCCATGGGCACCGACGTGGGGTACGTCGCGCAACTCGTCGCGGCGCTGGGGCGGTGA
- a CDS encoding serine hydrolase domain-containing protein, with protein MPIPFMRLMKKRSVAIAGMMLVLAACKTTGPAPARDIPTAMNQAATTLLQSRLLHATSIAVVYRGEEFILHRGELETGKSNPPDDSTLYEIGSVSKTFVGLLLANAVLEGKATLDDPIQKYLPSAYPNLQSDGRPVRLRHLVTHTSGMPGMLPLQVNEVLRDFTAHATPAKLNAAYADYGQPQFWQDLHTVSIKGPLGKDYAYSSAGTELVAHTLEKIHGAPYESLLAEFLAREAGMHDTWLRLRAQDANRLAPGYHSDNPVGTTPMPLLPWGAAGALKATMPEMVKYLRLQLSNHPAVTESHKPLVRFAEDFSIGYFWNIGQSSQLGTHYVHHGGVPRAQCYLYLVPKYQLGVFIITNQSGDATANAMERALAPLFDRVESMQGR; from the coding sequence GTGCCCATCCCCTTTATGCGCCTGATGAAAAAACGCTCCGTAGCCATTGCTGGAATGATGCTGGTGCTCGCCGCTTGCAAGACGACGGGCCCTGCACCCGCCCGCGATATCCCCACGGCAATGAACCAAGCCGCGACGACCCTGCTGCAGTCACGACTGCTGCACGCAACGTCGATCGCAGTGGTCTATCGCGGCGAGGAGTTCATCCTGCATCGGGGTGAGCTGGAGACCGGCAAGTCCAATCCGCCCGATGATTCGACCCTCTATGAGATAGGGTCGGTCAGCAAGACCTTCGTCGGCCTGCTGTTGGCAAACGCTGTCCTCGAAGGCAAGGCGACCCTCGACGACCCGATACAAAAGTATCTGCCGTCCGCCTATCCGAACCTTCAGTCAGACGGCAGGCCGGTCCGTCTGCGCCATCTGGTCACACACACCAGCGGCATGCCGGGGATGTTGCCACTGCAAGTGAATGAGGTGTTGAGGGACTTCACTGCGCATGCCACCCCGGCAAAGCTCAATGCCGCCTATGCGGACTACGGGCAGCCGCAGTTCTGGCAGGACCTGCACACCGTCAGCATCAAGGGCCCGCTCGGCAAGGACTATGCTTACTCGAGCGCCGGCACCGAGTTGGTCGCGCACACCCTCGAGAAGATCCACGGGGCTCCCTACGAGTCGTTGCTCGCGGAGTTCCTGGCGCGGGAAGCCGGTATGCACGACACGTGGCTGCGCCTGCGTGCCCAGGACGCCAACCGCTTGGCTCCTGGCTACCACAGCGACAACCCGGTCGGCACCACGCCGATGCCACTCCTGCCCTGGGGCGCGGCGGGAGCCTTGAAGGCGACGATGCCGGAGATGGTGAAGTACTTGCGCTTGCAGTTGAGCAACCATCCCGCGGTGACAGAGTCACACAAGCCGCTGGTGCGCTTCGCGGAGGACTTCAGCATTGGCTATTTCTGGAACATCGGCCAGAGCAGCCAGTTGGGCACCCACTACGTGCATCACGGCGGCGTGCCTCGCGCGCAATGCTATCTCTACCTCGTGCCGAAGTATCAGTTGGGGGTGTTCATCATCACCAACCAGAGCGGCGATGCGACCGCCAACGCCATGGAACGCGCGCTGGCGCCCCTCTTTGACAGGGTCGAATCCATGCAGGGTCGCTAG
- a CDS encoding transposase, with the protein MVRELVPDAFWQRVAPLLPPPRPKKKLGRPRADDRAALEAIVFVLRSGIPWEMLPRKQFGLSGMTA; encoded by the coding sequence ATGGTCCGCGAACTCGTTCCCGACGCCTTCTGGCAGCGCGTAGCTCCCTTGTTACCACCGCCCCGGCCCAAGAAGAAGCTGGGCCGTCCTCGGGCGGACGATAGGGCGGCGCTGGAGGCCATCGTCTTTGTGCTCAGAAGCGGCATCCCGTGGGAGATGCTGCCTCGCAAGCAGTTCGGCCTGTCGGGCATGACAGCCTAG
- the tnpB gene encoding IS66 family insertion sequence element accessory protein TnpB, translating to MFTLPASMRVVLATEPVDMRKSIDGLMALVRTAL from the coding sequence GTGTTCACGCTGCCTGCGTCGATGCGCGTGGTGCTGGCGACCGAGCCGGTGGACATGCGCAAGTCCATCGACGGGCTCATGGCGCTGGTGCGCACGGCGTTGTAA